Within the Tistrella mobilis genome, the region GCCCAGCCCGGCGGCCAGCCGCGCCACGGTCGCCGCCGAAGGGCTGGCCTCGCCGCGTTCGACCTTGGAGATCATCGACTTCGAGACGCCGGCCTTCTCGGCCAGCGTCTGCAGCGTCATGCCGCGGTCGCGGCGAAGCTCGCGGATGCGCCGGGAGACACGGCTCTCGATCTGGCCTGCCTCGCCTGGTGCAACGCCGTCCTCGTCGTCTTCGGGTACAGACCCGGTGTCGTCGATGCTCATGATGTTCCTCGGGGTCGCTGACGCTGATCCGGTCGTCGCCAGCGCGTTCGGGGGCGCGCCGCCGGAAGTGGCCCGAGAATAACCGCGGGCACCGGTCCCGGTCCAGGTACCGTGAGGGGGCGGGTGGAATTCTGTCCAATGGCGGCAGGCGCCCGCGGCCGGTCGTCGTTTTTCATCTCCCGAAACGACGACGGCGGCCGCAGAGCTGTCCGCTCCACGGCCGCCGCCGGATCGTCGGATACGCCGGATCAATAGGCCTGATCGCGCGCCCAGGCGAAGTACAGATCCCAGGCCTTGCGGGCGATCGGGCCGGGCTGAAGATTGCGATCCTCGATCCGGTTGACGCTCGCCACCTTGTTGAAGTTGCCGGTCGAGAACAGCTCGTCGGCATCCTTCAGCTCGTCATAGGTGATCGAGCGCTCGACCACCTCGATGCCGTCGGCAGCGAACAGCTCCATCACCCGCTTGCGGGTAACGCCGGCCAGGAAAGTCCCGTTCAGCTTCGGGGTGTGGACCACGCCGTCCTTGACCATGAACAGATTGGCCGAGGCGAATTCGGCGACATTGCCCTCGGGGTCGAGCATGACCGGGTTGTCGATGCCGCGGCGCGCGCCTTCGTTCAGCGCCCGGCCGGTCATCGGATAAAGGCAGGCCGCCTTGGCGTCGGTGGGCGCCATGTCGGGCCCG harbors:
- a CDS encoding branched-chain amino acid aminotransferase, which produces MAFANLSSLAAWSYIDGRWVEGNPPIMGPMSQGYQFASMVFDGARSFDGVVPDLEGHCARLLRSARSFELEPKVDLDTVIGTAIDGVKRFPREVATYIRPVMYADDGMVQVNPDSTKFVMTVFAIPFSNEMGSFSTGLSPYRRPGPDMAPTDAKAACLYPMTGRALNEGARRGIDNPVMLDPEGNVAEFASANLFMVKDGVVHTPKLNGTFLAGVTRKRVMELFAADGIEVVERSITYDELKDADELFSTGNFNKVASVNRIEDRNLQPGPIARKAWDLYFAWARDQAY